A region from the Pseudomonas promysalinigenes genome encodes:
- the exaC gene encoding acetaldehyde dehydrogenase ExaC, with amino-acid sequence MRYAHPGTEGAKISFKSRYGNFIGGEFVPPVKGEYFTNTSPVNGQPIAEFPRSTAEDIDKALDAAHAAADAWGRTSVQDRSNVLLKIADRIEQNLEALAITETWDNGKPIRETLNADIPLAVDHFRYFAGCIRAQEGGAAEINESTVAYHIHEPLGVVGQIIPWNFPILMAAWKLAPALAAGNCVVLKPAEQTPLGITVLVELIGDLLPKGVLNVVQGYGREAGEALATSKRIAKIAFTGSTPVGSHIMKCAAENIIPSTVELGGKSPNVYFEDIMQAEPSFIDKAAEGMVLAFFNQGEVCTCPSRALVQESIYPQFMEVVMKKVLQIKRGDPLDTDTMVGAQASQQQFEKILSYLDIAQQEGAELLTGGKVEKLEGSLATGYYIQPTLLKGNNRMRVFQEEIFGPVVSVTTFKDEAEALAIANDTEFGLGAGVWTRDINRAYRMGRGIKAGRVWTNCYHLYPAHAAFGGYKKSGVGRETHKMMLDHYQQTKNLLVSYDINPLGFF; translated from the coding sequence ATGCGTTACGCACATCCCGGTACCGAAGGCGCGAAGATTTCCTTCAAGAGCCGCTACGGCAACTTCATCGGTGGTGAGTTCGTTCCTCCGGTAAAGGGTGAGTACTTCACCAATACTTCCCCGGTCAATGGCCAGCCAATCGCAGAATTCCCTCGCTCCACTGCCGAAGACATCGATAAAGCGCTGGATGCCGCCCATGCCGCCGCCGACGCCTGGGGCCGCACGTCGGTGCAGGACCGCTCCAATGTTCTGCTGAAAATCGCCGACCGTATCGAACAGAACCTGGAAGCCCTGGCCATTACCGAAACCTGGGACAACGGCAAGCCCATCCGCGAAACCCTCAATGCCGATATCCCGCTGGCGGTGGACCACTTCCGCTACTTCGCCGGCTGCATTCGTGCCCAGGAAGGCGGCGCTGCCGAAATCAACGAAAGCACCGTGGCCTACCATATTCACGAGCCACTGGGCGTGGTCGGGCAGATCATCCCGTGGAACTTCCCGATCCTGATGGCCGCCTGGAAGCTTGCGCCGGCACTGGCCGCCGGCAACTGCGTGGTGCTCAAACCGGCCGAGCAGACGCCGCTGGGCATCACCGTACTGGTCGAGCTGATTGGTGACCTGCTGCCCAAGGGCGTGCTCAATGTGGTGCAGGGCTATGGCCGCGAGGCCGGTGAAGCGCTGGCCACCAGCAAACGCATCGCCAAGATCGCATTCACAGGCTCCACGCCGGTCGGCTCGCACATCATGAAATGCGCTGCCGAAAACATCATCCCATCCACCGTCGAACTGGGCGGCAAATCGCCCAACGTGTATTTCGAAGACATCATGCAGGCCGAACCCAGCTTCATCGACAAAGCCGCCGAGGGCATGGTGCTGGCGTTCTTCAACCAAGGCGAGGTGTGCACCTGCCCATCGCGGGCGCTGGTGCAGGAGTCGATCTACCCGCAGTTCATGGAAGTGGTGATGAAAAAGGTGCTGCAGATCAAGCGCGGCGACCCACTGGACACCGACACCATGGTCGGCGCCCAGGCTTCGCAGCAGCAGTTCGAGAAAATCCTCTCGTACCTCGACATCGCCCAGCAGGAAGGCGCCGAGCTGCTCACTGGCGGCAAGGTGGAAAAACTCGAAGGCTCGCTGGCCACCGGTTACTACATCCAGCCGACCTTGCTCAAAGGCAACAACCGGATGCGCGTGTTCCAGGAAGAAATCTTCGGCCCGGTGGTCAGCGTCACCACCTTCAAAGACGAAGCCGAAGCCCTGGCAATTGCCAACGACACCGAATTCGGCCTCGGTGCTGGCGTATGGACCCGCGATATCAACCGGGCCTACCGCATGGGCCGCGGCATCAAGGCTGGCCGCGTATGGACCAACTGCTATCACCTGTACCCGGCGCACGCCGCGTTCGGTGGTTACAAAAAATCCGGTGTCGGCCGTGAAACCCACAAGATGATGCTCGACCACTACCAGCAGACCAAGAACCTGCTGGTGAGCTATGACATCAACCCGCTGGGCTTCTTCTAA
- a CDS encoding zinc-dependent peptidase, whose amino-acid sequence MWSFSAWRRKRTLARYPIEPRQWQAIRDRLPILDGISEAEDQWLREACILFLLDKHLTTLPGVELDDEQRLFLAAQAQLPLLHLGELNWYQGFHEIVLYPDDFKSPQRHRDASGVEHVWDAEHSGEAWQQGPIILAWAGVLASGGWEAYNLVIHELAHKLDMLNGDANGLPPLHPDMHVQDWAAAMQQAYDDLNRQLDADPDAQTAIDPYAAENPAEFFAVTSEYFFTAPDLLHQAYPQVYRQLSQFYRQDPLARLTRLQAEHPEYREHHG is encoded by the coding sequence ATGTGGTCTTTCAGCGCCTGGCGGCGTAAGCGCACCCTGGCACGCTATCCGATCGAACCACGGCAATGGCAGGCGATCCGCGATCGCTTGCCGATCCTCGATGGCATCAGCGAGGCCGAAGACCAGTGGCTGCGCGAGGCCTGCATCCTGTTCCTGCTCGACAAGCATTTGACCACCCTGCCTGGGGTCGAGCTCGACGATGAACAACGCCTGTTTCTTGCCGCCCAAGCCCAGTTGCCGCTGCTGCATCTGGGTGAGCTGAACTGGTATCAGGGCTTTCACGAAATCGTACTGTACCCCGATGACTTCAAAAGCCCGCAGCGCCACCGGGACGCCAGTGGCGTGGAGCATGTGTGGGATGCCGAGCACAGTGGTGAAGCCTGGCAGCAGGGGCCAATCATCCTGGCCTGGGCCGGTGTGCTGGCCAGTGGTGGCTGGGAAGCCTACAACTTGGTGATCCACGAGCTGGCGCACAAGCTCGACATGCTCAATGGCGATGCCAACGGCCTGCCGCCACTGCACCCTGATATGCACGTACAGGACTGGGCAGCCGCCATGCAGCAGGCCTATGACGACCTCAATCGCCAGCTGGACGCTGACCCCGATGCACAAACGGCCATCGACCCTTATGCAGCAGAAAACCCCGCAGAATTCTTTGCCGTTACCAGCGAATACTTCTTCACTGCACCCGACCTGCTGCACCAGGCTTATCCACAGGTGTATCGGCAACTGTCGCAATTCTACCGGCAGGATCCACTGGCCCGCCTGACCCGGTTGCAAGCCGAGCACCCTGAGTACCGCGAACACCACGGGTGA
- a CDS encoding sigma-54-dependent Fis family transcriptional regulator, translating into MQSNAFSLHAQQVHTVARGEAGSDPSIARSWLRCLEDYHLDPSVIEAPVVLEHGRLLESRERMRQVLSIAGSEMNSLHQQLSGAGHAVLLTDARGVILNCVTAPGERRDFERAGLWLGADWSEAREGTNGIGTCLVERQALTIHQNEHFRGRHTGLTCSASPVFDPHGELLAVLDVSSARPDVSRQSQFHTMALVNLSAKMIESCYFLRHFEQQWLLRFHLQAESVGQFSEGLLALDGDGRICAANQSALNLLGSVRGGLLGKGLDRFFACSHDELFSRATPGASTVWPLQTRDGRQVFASLRGQPRAPQWAVPASLPEPRPAAQPAICLLDPALQNDFQRAVRVFERDVPLLLRGETGCGKEAFAQAVHQASQRRSKPFVAVNCASIPESLIESELFGYRGGSFTGARKEGMRGKLLQADGGTLLLDEIGDMPLALQTRLLRVLEERQVVPIGGEPHAVDVRIISATHRDLLERVAQGSFREDLYYRLNGLELTLPAVRERTDKEALLDVLLRQEAHGQVVNLAADARRALLDFAWPGNVRQLRNVLRTLVALCDGSCVRFSDLPAIIRANQATEKAAFPCETPRSGYRSTGSGTEVLQDAEREALIATLEAKHWHLTRVAEHLGISRNTLYRKLRKHGINRGA; encoded by the coding sequence ATGCAGAGCAATGCATTCAGCCTTCATGCCCAGCAGGTGCATACCGTTGCCCGTGGCGAAGCAGGCAGTGACCCCTCCATTGCGCGCTCATGGCTGCGTTGCCTGGAGGACTATCACCTCGACCCGTCGGTGATCGAGGCGCCGGTGGTGCTCGAACATGGCCGCCTGCTCGAGAGCCGCGAACGCATGCGTCAGGTACTGAGCATCGCCGGCAGCGAGATGAACAGCCTGCATCAGCAGCTGTCCGGCGCCGGCCACGCGGTGTTGTTGACCGATGCCCGCGGGGTGATCCTCAACTGTGTCACAGCGCCTGGCGAACGCCGCGATTTCGAACGCGCAGGGCTGTGGCTTGGCGCAGATTGGAGCGAGGCGCGCGAAGGCACCAACGGCATCGGCACCTGCCTGGTCGAGCGCCAGGCCTTGACCATTCACCAGAATGAACACTTTCGCGGCCGCCACACCGGGCTGACCTGTTCGGCGAGCCCGGTCTTCGACCCTCACGGCGAGTTGCTGGCGGTGCTCGATGTGTCTTCGGCGCGGCCGGATGTATCGCGCCAAAGCCAATTTCACACCATGGCGCTGGTCAACCTTTCGGCGAAGATGATCGAGAGCTGTTACTTCCTGCGCCATTTCGAGCAGCAGTGGTTGCTGCGCTTTCACCTGCAGGCCGAGTCGGTCGGCCAGTTCAGCGAAGGGCTGCTGGCATTGGACGGTGATGGCCGCATCTGCGCGGCCAATCAAAGTGCCTTGAATTTGCTGGGCAGCGTGCGCGGCGGTTTACTGGGCAAAGGGCTGGACAGGTTTTTCGCATGCAGCCACGACGAGCTGTTCAGCCGTGCCACACCCGGTGCCAGTACTGTCTGGCCGTTGCAGACCCGTGACGGGCGGCAGGTGTTCGCGAGCTTGCGCGGTCAACCCCGTGCGCCGCAGTGGGCGGTGCCGGCCAGCTTGCCCGAGCCCAGGCCCGCCGCGCAGCCGGCTATCTGCCTGCTGGACCCGGCCTTGCAAAACGACTTTCAGCGCGCAGTACGGGTGTTCGAACGCGATGTGCCGCTGCTGCTGCGCGGCGAAACAGGTTGCGGTAAGGAGGCTTTCGCCCAGGCGGTGCACCAGGCCAGTCAGCGTCGTAGCAAGCCGTTCGTGGCGGTTAACTGTGCGTCGATCCCTGAGAGCTTGATCGAGAGTGAGCTGTTCGGTTATCGCGGTGGCAGCTTCACTGGGGCGCGCAAGGAGGGCATGCGTGGCAAGTTGTTGCAGGCCGATGGCGGCACGTTGTTGCTGGACGAAATCGGCGACATGCCCCTTGCCTTGCAAACCCGCTTGTTACGGGTGCTGGAAGAACGCCAGGTGGTACCGATCGGCGGCGAGCCGCACGCTGTGGATGTGCGCATCATCAGCGCCACCCACCGTGATTTGCTGGAGCGGGTAGCGCAGGGCAGTTTTCGCGAAGACCTTTATTACCGGCTCAATGGGCTGGAATTAACCCTGCCTGCAGTGCGTGAGCGTACTGACAAGGAGGCGTTGCTGGATGTGCTGCTACGCCAGGAGGCGCACGGGCAGGTAGTGAACCTGGCAGCCGATGCCCGTCGGGCCCTGCTGGACTTCGCTTGGCCGGGGAATGTGCGGCAGTTGCGCAATGTACTGCGAACCTTGGTCGCGCTGTGTGACGGCAGCTGTGTCAGGTTCTCGGACCTGCCTGCCATCATTCGTGCCAATCAGGCCACTGAAAAAGCGGCCTTTCCTTGCGAAACGCCCCGGTCGGGGTATCGATCCACAGGTAGTGGCACCGAGGTGCTGCAGGACGCTGAGCGTGAAGCCCTTATAGCTACCTTGGAGGCAAAGCACTGGCACCTGACCCGGGTCGCCGAGCACCTGGGCATCAGCCGCAACACCTTGTATCGAAAACTGCGCAAGCACGGCATCAACCGGGGCGCCTGA
- the ppa gene encoding inorganic diphosphatase — translation MSYSKIPAGKDLPNDIYVAIEIPANHAPIKYEIDKDSDTLFVDRFMATPMFYPANYGFIPNTLADDGDPLDVLVVTPYPVAPGSVIRARPVGVLNMTDDGGGDAKVIAVPHDKLSQLYVDVKEYTDLPALLIQQIEHFFANYKDLEKGKWVKIEGWEGADAARAAITKSVAAYKG, via the coding sequence ATGAGCTACAGCAAGATTCCGGCTGGTAAAGACCTGCCGAACGACATCTACGTCGCCATCGAAATCCCGGCCAACCACGCGCCGATCAAATACGAAATCGACAAGGACAGCGATACCCTGTTCGTCGACCGTTTCATGGCCACCCCGATGTTCTACCCAGCCAACTACGGGTTCATTCCGAACACCCTGGCCGATGACGGTGATCCGCTGGACGTGCTGGTTGTCACTCCTTACCCAGTAGCCCCAGGCTCGGTCATCCGCGCCCGCCCGGTCGGCGTACTGAACATGACCGACGACGGCGGCGGCGACGCCAAGGTCATCGCTGTGCCTCACGACAAGCTGAGCCAGCTGTACGTAGACGTCAAGGAATACACCGACCTGCCGGCCCTGCTGATCCAGCAGATCGAGCACTTCTTCGCGAACTACAAAGACCTGGAGAAGGGCAAGTGGGTCAAGATCGAAGGCTGGGAAGGCGCCGACGCCGCCCGCGCTGCGATCACCAAATCGGTCGCCGCCTACAAAGGCTGA
- the eutC gene encoding ethanolamine ammonia-lyase subunit EutC, with product MADPTPSTTPPSPWLALRELTPARIALGRSGTSLPTGAQLDFQFAHAQARDAVHLPFDHAALSEQLKDRGRDSLVLHSAAADRHQYLQRPDLGRRLNDESAERLRQHAMAHSGGVDLAIVVADGLSALAVHRHTLPFLTRFEEQAAADGWSSAPVVLVQQGRVAVADEVGQLLGARMTVMLIGERPGLSSPDSLGLYFTYGPKVGLTDAYRNCISNIRLEGLSYGMAAHRLLYLMREACRRQLSGVNLKDEAEVHSIDSEHATTARGNFLLGER from the coding sequence ATGGCAGACCCGACTCCCTCCACGACCCCACCAAGCCCCTGGCTGGCCCTGCGCGAGCTGACGCCCGCACGCATCGCCCTGGGCCGCAGCGGCACCAGCCTGCCCACAGGGGCACAACTGGACTTCCAGTTCGCCCACGCTCAAGCCCGCGACGCGGTACACCTGCCGTTCGACCACGCCGCCCTGAGCGAACAGCTCAAAGACCGAGGCCGCGACAGCCTGGTGCTGCACAGCGCCGCCGCCGATCGCCACCAGTACCTGCAACGGCCAGACCTGGGGCGGCGACTGAACGATGAATCGGCCGAACGCCTGCGCCAACACGCCATGGCCCATTCAGGCGGCGTCGACTTGGCAATCGTGGTTGCCGATGGCCTCTCGGCGCTGGCCGTACACCGCCACACCCTGCCCTTTCTAACGCGTTTCGAGGAGCAGGCCGCAGCCGACGGCTGGAGCAGCGCCCCTGTGGTGCTGGTGCAGCAAGGGCGGGTTGCGGTGGCCGACGAAGTCGGTCAATTGCTCGGCGCGCGCATGACGGTGATGCTCATTGGCGAGCGCCCAGGGCTCAGCTCGCCTGACAGCCTCGGGCTTTACTTCACCTATGGACCTAAAGTCGGCCTGACAGATGCCTACCGCAACTGCATCTCCAATATCCGCCTGGAGGGGCTGAGTTACGGCATGGCAGCCCACCGCTTGCTATACCTGATGCGCGAAGCGTGCCGGCGCCAGCTTTCCGGAGTGAATCTGAAGGATGAAGCCGAGGTCCATAGCATCGACAGCGAACACGCAACTACGGCGCGGGGTAACTTCCTGCTCGGTGAGCGTTAA
- the eat gene encoding ethanolamine permease, which translates to MPSDQSAGVPAGSSVDFEKVGSDYFQQRELKKGAAGWVLLVGLGVAYVISGDYAGWNFGLAQGGWGGMFLATLLMATMYLCMCFSLAELSSMIPTAGGGYGFARSAFGPWGGFLTGTAILIEYAIAPAAIAVFIGAYCQSLFGIGGWMIYLAFYIVFIGIHIFGVGEALKLMFIITAVAAIALAVFLISMVPHFDAANLFDIAQTGAVGASSFLPFGYVGVWAAIPYAIWFFLAVEGVPLAAEETKNPKRDLPRGLIGAMLVLLAFALLILVIGPGAAGSEALKASGNPLVEALAKAYGGSTWMGSFVNLVGLAGLIASFFSIIYAYSRQIFALSRAGYLPRKLSETNKSKAPVMALVIPGIIGFALSLTGQGDLLILVAVFGATLSYVLMMAAHITLRIRRPKMERPYRTPGGIFTSGLALVLACIAVVAGFLVDPRVVIGAAVIYAVLIAYFAFYSRHHLVAGTPEEEFAAIQKAEEALH; encoded by the coding sequence ATGCCAAGCGATCAATCCGCCGGTGTGCCGGCAGGGTCTTCCGTCGACTTCGAGAAGGTCGGGTCAGACTATTTCCAGCAACGTGAACTGAAAAAAGGCGCCGCCGGCTGGGTACTGCTGGTAGGCCTGGGCGTTGCCTATGTGATTTCCGGCGACTATGCCGGCTGGAACTTCGGCCTCGCCCAGGGCGGTTGGGGCGGTATGTTCCTCGCCACATTGCTGATGGCCACCATGTACCTGTGCATGTGTTTCTCGTTGGCCGAACTGTCCTCGATGATCCCCACCGCAGGCGGTGGCTATGGCTTTGCCCGTAGCGCATTCGGCCCTTGGGGTGGCTTTCTGACCGGCACGGCGATCCTCATCGAATACGCCATCGCACCCGCTGCCATCGCCGTGTTCATCGGCGCTTACTGCCAATCGCTGTTCGGCATCGGCGGTTGGATGATCTACTTGGCGTTTTACATCGTGTTCATCGGCATCCACATCTTCGGCGTGGGCGAAGCCCTGAAGCTGATGTTCATCATCACCGCCGTTGCCGCCATTGCACTGGCAGTGTTCCTGATCAGCATGGTGCCCCATTTTGATGCAGCCAACCTGTTCGACATCGCCCAGACGGGCGCCGTGGGCGCCAGCAGCTTCCTGCCGTTCGGTTATGTCGGCGTATGGGCGGCCATCCCCTATGCCATCTGGTTCTTCCTTGCCGTCGAGGGTGTGCCACTGGCTGCCGAAGAAACCAAGAACCCCAAGCGCGACCTGCCTCGAGGCCTGATTGGCGCCATGCTGGTGTTGCTGGCCTTCGCCCTGCTGATCCTGGTGATCGGCCCAGGCGCGGCAGGCTCCGAAGCACTCAAGGCCTCCGGCAACCCGCTGGTCGAAGCGCTGGCCAAAGCCTATGGCGGCTCCACCTGGATGGGCAGCTTCGTCAACCTGGTCGGCCTGGCCGGCTTGATCGCCAGCTTCTTCTCGATCATCTATGCGTATTCGCGGCAGATCTTCGCTTTGTCACGTGCCGGCTATCTGCCTCGCAAACTGTCGGAAACCAACAAGAGCAAGGCCCCGGTAATGGCCCTTGTGATTCCGGGCATCATCGGCTTTGCGCTGTCGCTAACCGGCCAGGGTGATCTGCTGATCCTGGTGGCGGTATTCGGTGCCACACTGTCCTATGTACTGATGATGGCTGCGCACATCACCCTGCGCATCCGCCGGCCGAAAATGGAACGTCCCTATCGCACCCCCGGCGGCATCTTCACCTCGGGCCTGGCCTTGGTGCTGGCCTGCATCGCTGTGGTCGCAGGCTTCCTGGTGGACCCACGGGTGGTGATTGGCGCGGCGGTGATCTATGCAGTACTGATTGCCTATTTTGCGTTCTACAGCCGCCACCACCTGGTTGCGGGCACACCGGAAGAGGAATTCGCAGCGATCCAAAAGGCCGAAGAGGCACTGCACTGA
- a CDS encoding LexA family transcriptional regulator encodes MNRSGDRLKALLRECGLTPADFAAQRRVTSQHINNWFIRGIPIARLDEIAELFCVQRRWLQTGEGPKHPPSLLRLYSPQTTPTTTPGLMPEPSAPLVQLPLHELRGGQLAALDNHYLAMPASALLALAVPVDNAICMTMPAANMAPWIPRDAILAIDLSYKQVVDGEIYALLHNGRLRVNCLSVGVRNSLCLHSHNPRDAVERYTPLEREAQKLAVLGWVFHWSHYRQRRPE; translated from the coding sequence ATGAACAGATCCGGTGACCGCCTGAAAGCCCTTCTCAGAGAATGTGGCCTGACTCCCGCAGATTTCGCTGCTCAACGCCGCGTGACGTCGCAGCACATCAATAACTGGTTCATCCGCGGCATCCCCATTGCCCGCCTCGATGAAATCGCCGAACTGTTCTGCGTACAACGCCGCTGGTTGCAGACTGGCGAAGGCCCCAAGCATCCGCCCTCGCTGCTACGCCTTTACTCCCCCCAGACAACCCCCACCACCACACCCGGCCTGATGCCGGAACCATCGGCCCCATTGGTGCAACTGCCACTTCATGAGCTGCGCGGTGGCCAATTGGCCGCGTTGGACAATCACTACCTGGCAATGCCTGCATCAGCCCTGCTCGCATTGGCGGTACCTGTGGATAACGCCATCTGCATGACCATGCCAGCCGCCAACATGGCGCCATGGATACCACGCGACGCCATTCTGGCGATCGACCTGAGCTACAAACAGGTGGTGGATGGCGAGATCTATGCCCTGCTGCACAATGGCAGGCTCAGGGTGAATTGCCTTAGCGTCGGCGTACGTAACAGCTTGTGCCTGCATAGCCATAACCCCCGTGACGCGGTGGAACGTTACACACCGCTGGAGCGTGAAGCGCAGAAGCTCGCAGTCCTGGGCTGGGTCTTCCATTGGTCCCATTACCGCCAACGCCGCCCCGAATGA
- a CDS encoding ethanolamine ammonia-lyase subunit EutB, whose product MASFVHTVGNLVYRFDSLKDVMAKASPARSGDFLAGVAATNDGERVAAQMALANISLTHFLNEALIPYEQDEITRLILDTHDAQAFAPVSHLTVGGLRDWLLSDEANEQSLRALAPGLTPEMAAAVSKIMRVQDLVLVAQKIRVVTQFRGTMGLRGRLSTRLQPNHPTDEPAGIAASILDGLLYGNGDAMIGINPATDSIASICALLEMLDAIIQRYDIPTQACVLTHVTTSIEAINRGVPLDLVFQSIAGTEAANAGFGINLNVLQEGYEAGLSLKRGTLGQNLMYFETGQGSALSANAHHGVDQQTCETRAYAVARHFKPFLVNTVVGFIGPEYLYNGKQIIRAGLEDHFCGKLLGVPMGCDICYTNHAEADQDDMDTLLTLLGVAGINFIMGIPGSDDIMLNYQTTSFHDALYARQTLGLKPGPEFEAWLQRTGIFTQADGRVRFGDNLPPAFRQALAQLA is encoded by the coding sequence ATGGCAAGTTTCGTACACACGGTAGGCAACCTGGTCTACCGCTTCGATAGCCTCAAGGACGTGATGGCCAAGGCCAGCCCGGCTCGCTCGGGCGACTTTCTGGCTGGCGTCGCCGCTACCAACGACGGCGAGCGGGTGGCCGCGCAAATGGCCTTGGCGAACATTTCACTGACGCATTTTCTCAACGAGGCGCTGATCCCCTACGAACAGGACGAGATCACCCGGCTGATACTCGACACCCACGACGCCCAGGCTTTTGCCCCCGTCAGCCACCTCACCGTGGGTGGCCTACGTGACTGGCTGCTCAGCGATGAAGCCAACGAGCAAAGCCTACGTGCGTTGGCGCCAGGCCTGACCCCGGAAATGGCTGCAGCGGTATCGAAGATCATGCGCGTACAGGACCTGGTGCTGGTAGCGCAGAAAATCCGCGTGGTCACCCAGTTCCGCGGCACCATGGGCCTGCGCGGGCGCCTGTCGACGCGCCTGCAGCCCAACCACCCGACCGACGAGCCGGCAGGTATTGCCGCCAGCATCCTTGACGGCCTGCTCTACGGCAACGGCGATGCCATGATCGGCATCAACCCGGCCACCGACAGCATTGCCTCGATCTGCGCCCTGTTGGAAATGCTCGACGCCATCATCCAGCGCTACGACATCCCCACCCAGGCCTGCGTGCTCACCCACGTCACCACTTCGATCGAGGCAATCAACCGAGGGGTGCCGCTGGATTTGGTGTTCCAGTCGATTGCCGGCACCGAGGCGGCCAACGCCGGCTTTGGCATCAACCTTAACGTATTGCAGGAAGGGTACGAAGCGGGGTTGTCGCTCAAACGCGGCACCCTGGGGCAGAACCTCATGTACTTCGAAACCGGCCAGGGCAGCGCCCTGTCGGCCAACGCTCACCATGGGGTCGACCAACAGACCTGCGAAACCCGCGCATACGCCGTGGCCCGCCACTTCAAACCGTTTTTGGTCAACACCGTGGTCGGCTTCATCGGGCCCGAATACCTTTACAACGGTAAGCAGATCATCCGCGCCGGGCTCGAAGACCATTTCTGCGGCAAGCTGCTGGGCGTGCCGATGGGCTGCGACATCTGCTACACCAACCACGCCGAAGCCGACCAGGACGACATGGATACCCTGCTGACCCTGCTGGGCGTGGCTGGGATCAACTTCATCATGGGCATCCCAGGCTCTGACGACATCATGCTCAACTACCAGACCACCTCATTTCACGACGCGCTGTACGCGCGCCAGACCTTGGGCCTGAAGCCTGGGCCGGAATTCGAAGCCTGGCTGCAACGCACCGGTATCTTCACCCAGGCCGATGGCCGCGTGCGGTTTGGCGACAACCTGCCGCCGGCATTCCGCCAGGCCTTGGCACAGCTGGCATAG
- a CDS encoding GNAT family N-acetyltransferase has translation MRIIKATLQHLDLLTPLFVRYREFYGQLPYPDSSRAFLEKRIKRDESVIYLALADDDDNKLLGFCQLYPSYSSLSLKRVWILNDIFVAEDSRRMLVADHLMREAKKMAKDTQAVRMRVSTSANNEAARKTYESIGFRKDTEFESYVLPISQD, from the coding sequence ATGCGCATCATCAAGGCAACCCTGCAACACCTCGATCTGCTGACTCCACTGTTCGTCAGGTACCGCGAGTTCTATGGGCAGCTTCCGTATCCTGATAGCTCACGTGCGTTCCTGGAAAAACGCATCAAACGCGACGAGTCGGTCATTTATCTTGCGCTGGCGGATGACGACGACAACAAGTTGCTTGGCTTCTGCCAGCTGTACCCGAGTTACTCATCGCTGTCGCTCAAACGCGTGTGGATACTCAACGATATCTTCGTTGCCGAGGACTCTCGGCGCATGCTGGTCGCCGACCACCTGATGCGCGAGGCCAAGAAAATGGCCAAAGATACCCAGGCTGTGCGCATGCGGGTGTCGACCAGTGCCAACAACGAGGCGGCTCGCAAGACCTATGAGTCCATTGGCTTTCGCAAGGACACCGAGTTCGAGAGCTACGTGTTGCCGATCAGTCAGGATTGA
- a CDS encoding DedA family protein — MEFNPLDLILHLDAYLDLLVTNYGPWIYAILFAVIFCETGLVVMPFLPGDSLLFIAGAVAAGGGMDPVLLAGLLMAAAILGDSTNYIIGRTTGEKLFSNPNSKIFRRDYLQRTHDFYERHGGKTVTMARFLPILRTFAPFVAGIAHMHYPRFLGFSVAGSLLWVGGLVTLGYFFGNVPFIKQHLSLMVVGIIVLSLVPMILGLLRGRLGRTAKAH, encoded by the coding sequence ATGGAATTCAACCCGCTGGACTTAATCCTGCATCTCGATGCCTACCTCGATCTGCTGGTCACCAACTACGGCCCTTGGATCTACGCCATCCTGTTCGCCGTCATCTTCTGCGAAACTGGCCTGGTAGTGATGCCATTCCTGCCGGGCGACTCGCTACTGTTCATCGCTGGCGCCGTCGCCGCCGGCGGGGGCATGGACCCGGTACTGCTGGCGGGGCTGCTGATGGCCGCAGCCATTCTGGGCGACAGCACCAATTACATCATCGGCCGTACCACGGGCGAAAAACTGTTCAGCAACCCCAATTCGAAGATCTTCCGCCGCGACTACCTGCAGCGCACCCACGACTTCTATGAACGCCACGGCGGCAAGACCGTGACCATGGCGCGCTTCCTGCCCATCCTGCGCACCTTCGCCCCGTTCGTGGCCGGTATCGCGCATATGCACTACCCGCGTTTCCTGGGTTTCAGCGTGGCTGGCTCGCTACTGTGGGTCGGCGGCCTAGTAACCCTGGGCTACTTCTTCGGCAATGTGCCGTTCATCAAACAGCACCTGTCGCTGATGGTGGTTGGCATCATCGTGCTTTCGCTGGTACCAATGATCCTCGGGTTGCTGCGTGGCCGCCTGGGTCGCACCGCCAAGGCTCACTGA